Genomic window (Capsicum annuum cultivar UCD-10X-F1 chromosome 10, UCD10Xv1.1, whole genome shotgun sequence):
aattcatcaacctaggtatgttaaatattcatccatgggttccttccacctatggagtccaagaatctaatttcaaattcaaagttatgatcttttacaagttattatgattttaacaatgaatccccatgaatcttGATTATATACGTTTGTTATTAAACCCCCCACACATTTGAATAATGTTGTTcattgatttaaatcataattaagtgatgttgatattgaaatcatgctattactacaagctttaaactatttttCATGCATAGCTTAAACTACGAATATCAAGTGTTttatgaaatgcctacaagaaagaattttgaataaatgctttcatatgatGTCCCccaagtttagtactattttactattgttgctatcgagtcctggggttatgaatacccgaaaaaatagttgtttacttagtctcaatatcTTTAGAAttatttcagaatatgttatgtgCATTATCAGTTCAATCTGAAATCATAATCAGTTTAACTTAGAACAATTTAGTAttttgagtcagttcagttgggagtaggatttagcaccgagcgaacctagggatgagggctcacctgctagccgagggtgtgacctttagtagcagtccctacgtTCCAAAACttcatagccagcgtaggttgagatgttaacctgccagttgaaggttgatctcattagggccctgccagttgagggtgacccttagtccttcgggacaacacTATAATGGATcaacacagccagtgttagtacccgtggtacagtactgacacccttccaactggggtcacaggttggaccccaaatttgctcatttgggtatgtcggttagatgatagctcccatagtctcaatttaaaaatcagctcagtaattcagcttcagtgttgtttgaccatagcatacaattattagatattcagtcattagatttcagtaactcagtttacagattatattcaggacatattttatgcttggtcatgcacaCTCGGGacttacaaatttcatgcatactcagtatttacagatttcatacacactcagtatttacagatttcatgcacaTTCAGTACTTACAGAACAGATTTCATACATTCTATTCAGacttcatgctattcagtcagttattattattcatgtacatgaaaccatgcatattagcctacctcatttagcatactacatccaaagtactgattgcatactcttttcttgcgctatgatgtatcatatcataggttcgaacattCAGTTCTCGAATCGTGCATAGACTTTCCAGATTATCAgtcgtagcagtggtgagtcctcatattttgaggacatactatatttaatttcatgcttccagttcagtagtcagttgaagttagttggggactgtcccatcaactcttattcagtcagtagaggcttttcaaactagtataaatagttagtcagttttcaaatttcaattgttATTATCAGCATTATTAGTTTTGTCTTACAGActtatcagatttatgacttaaaaccttatggcattgctcagtttattttcatatatgatattttgatatcagttttactcagtgctcacagcaagtaccagctcatgggttggcttgtggtctctcgggactgtaagcaccgtgtgacgtccaggatGTACTCTTAGAACATTACAGTGAAccaaatttatgtatttacttTTTATAGTTGATTTTTTGATATAAATCGAGACTCATGATTATTGTCTTAGTAGTTGTTAAAATAGATGCTTGAGTGGTTCGGTTTTAATTGCAAGATTAACATAACTCTACATTATCTATTTACTAGTATCATTGACATataattgatataattatttgagtcATGGTTGCTGACTTGGAGTCTTGTTGATAGTCATGGTCTTGACTTGAATTGTTATCCATGTTGAGTTGTATTGACTAAACTATGATATTATTGTCTAAAGTTAATGGTGCATACCTTAGGTAAGGTTACATGACAGGTGTTCATGGTTGTCTTGCTTTCTTAAGTTATGGTTTcttgttcatatttttttattttgaattggttGATGATCATACCAGTGCACCGTTATTTCATATGTACTGATACTACATATGCTCTTCTTTTTGCTAAGTGCAGAGCGTATTTCAAATACTATTTTGAGACCTCAATAGTAGAGCAGATAACTTTCGAACTCAAAGGTGAGCTACATCTTTCGGGTTTTCATGAGTTCTTCACTTATGTTTCTAGTTCATTATTTCGGACGTAgacatttttaattattgaacCCTTTTATTGACATTTGTAGTATTTTGATACAATGACTTTCAGATTTTAGGGGATTGTTTAGGTGTTGATTATTTTTGTAGGGTTATTGTTAGAGTTgatgtttttatcttatttaatacaaaatagCTAGTTTGCCTTATTTTGGGCTAAGTGTTAGATTGCATGTTTGGGGTTAGATGATTCTTCCGCCAAAAGCTAGTGTGGGTGTCACTCACGGTGGGTTGAATCATGTCAAAAGTGTTCAAAGATTTTTTTATGAAAGTTTACAAACTCCTTTTATGGATGACATTCGATTTTGAAagaaattattgatgtttttattttatttaatgcaAAATAGTTAGTTTGTCTTATTTTTGGCTAAGTGTTTGCTTTGCGCGTTTGGAGTTTAATGATTCTTCCATCAAAATCTAGTGTGGTGCCACTCAAGGTGCGTTGGGTCATGACAGCAGTGTCCAAAGGTTTTTTTATGAAAACTTATAAACTCTTTTTATGCATGACATTCGATTTTgaaagaaattattattattttaaaactcCTAAAATAGTACgtgattcagtattttcattaaataaattgGAGCATAAGGGCTCAAAAGCATGATGTTTTATATATGTGAGTGTAAGGAATTACAAATAGTATGTTTCATGATATAAATTTAAGTTAATGACTCTATGACAtgattttaaacttattttacaAGTTTACATATGaccatatatatatgttttgggGAACTATTTAGTACTAAGATAGGTATTGAGTTGAAAGGGATCCACTATTCAAAACTATTTTTGTCACTGTAGACTATGGATCGTACCACAAATCAAAAGACTCCTTCATATTATCCGAAATATGTTTGTTATGGATTTCTTAGTTCATGTTCATCCTACTACCCAAAAAGATGTAGGACAACTCTACCAATGTGGATGCAAAACAGTGGACATCATGAGCATATATGGTGTATGTCAGTTATAAAAAATGCTTCAAATAGAAAAAACTTGTATTTTCTTACCTATGCATTGTTTTATGACTTTTTCATTTGTTCTAAGTACGATGACATTTCAGACAGCCAGTTTTAGTTCATGATTCAGTTTTATGATTATTTACTATTCTTTTATGGTTTCGATAATGCAAAGTTTTCAGTTCAATAATTTGTTTTACACTATCAATTATTAAAGGTTTTACAAGATTATTATGTCACATTGCAATTCTCAGTTTCCTTTATTGAGTtacttaatattttattcatgctCAGTCTTTAtcaattactattattatttcattcCGCTATTTTACATACCAATACAAAGTATTAATGCCATCAACCtacattgtttcatgatgtaACTTCGTGTATTCAAGTGCGTGATCAGACTCTTCGGTAGGCTTCAACTCTTCAACTATCGGTGAATCCTCTGTCTTTCCAGAAAGCACCATCTAGTGTTTATGTTGGCTTAGCCCTATTGTTTAAGGTATATTGAGGCCTTGTCTCGAAAGACATTATTTACTTGCTTAAAAGTTTCGTATAGACAGATGTAGTAGTAGGATTCAGATATTATACGGTTTTTAAATTTTCAGAATTTCTAGATTTATAAAAATGAATTTCTGtttattatgttttgatgatTTACATGTTTTTTTTGTACTCCATAGATTGTATCTCATGGTGTTAGCGAGAAGGTTCTCTCGAGCCAGTGATGGTCTCGGGTGCTTGTTAAGTACAGGATCTAAACTCAAATTGTGACATAAATTGATTAATACATATGTTTCTTTTTCTCAAtacacaaaataaattaaataattgtgACATAAATTGATTAATAGATATATTCCTTTTTCTCGAtacacaaaataaattaaataactttttggttacttttatttATAACAACAATGTAAAATTTATACATcaaatatcatcattaatatacatatataacaatatcttataataataatcacattTTTTAGACAAATACAGTGCTGACATACAACAAAGTTTTACCGTAACAACAATTAAAGGAGGATTAGGTGAGTGTAATATTTTCTCCTACctcaatttatataatttaatttcttttttagttcggccaaaaaaaaaaaattattcattttacCATTAATAAATTCATTTTCAGACACAGAAATTTATCAGACTAATTTCAtaccataagtttcaaaatagtcttactttttttgaatttcatgtcagTATTAGTTAGGATGAGAGAAATACTTGCTGTTTGTTTGCAAGCTCTGAATTAGTACTGGACAGAATAAACCAATGATTGTATTACAAGAAACCAACAGTTGTCAAAGGAAATTACGACAAACAGCGAAGAATTACAAAAAAACATTTGAGGTCTCGATCAATCAGCCTAGACGAAGACCACTATGTGTCCATATTTCCACCAGCATAAAATGCACCATTTCTCCTCGTCATCATCTCCGTCCTCGATTATGACCCTCTTCTACTTTGTTCCCGTGACGACTCTATATAAGGTCCTCTGTTTCCTTTGCACACTTCTCATGAGCATAAAACAATTCTTTATTTCTGGTTCCAATGCACTAGTTTCCTCCTCATGGACGATAACGAGCTTCATTTGTCACCTCCCACGGTAACTAGTGTGCTTTCGACTAGAAAACATTTTTGTTTCTGTTTTGgtaatttttattagtttttggcTTGGTATTTGCTGTGAAAATTTCTCCTACGTTTTGATTGTTCTGTTTTGTTTTTTAGGGAAGATTACGTTCTGTGTCTATTGACAGAAAATATTTACACAACGTAGCAtatgttttgagtttttttacCTGAGTTAACCCATATTTGCATATAAATATCGTTTATACATTATATTATACGAAGTTGATACATTAATGTATAATGTTTTCCCCAAATATAATGTTGTACTATAATATACTTTTcctgttcacttttacttgtcaacTATACTTAAAATACATTCACTTGTCACTTTTTGCATATGCAGGGAAAAACAtattgtttttcatattttacgtTCAACATTACGTGCttattcatcaaattctttcCCAAGATTTAAACTATACATTAATTATTATGGATATTATGGTAAATACTCATATTAATCATTGTTTCCTAAAGGGTGTGTAAAGTCTAAAATAGACAAGTAAAAGTTGACGGAGAAGTATATATTATTGGGTTAAGTAGCataatattttatgttttacAATCTCCACATAACTTGTATATGAGGTTGAACCGTTTTGTTCCtacaaaagtaatacaaagattgtAATGGATGGATTAGTAATATCTAGTGCATGAATTGTATGCAAAGAACAACATATTAAGTATAATCTCACAAAATAGGGTTTGAGGAGGGTAGAGTAtatgcagaccttacctctacgtcaggtagagaggctgtttccgtaAGACCCTCGgttcaagagaaaaaaatagtcCAAAGCACTCCAGAAAGAGATCAAAGTAAAAGAAGTATAAGAAAAAAAACAGATAGTAACAAGAcagtaactacaacaaaataatttgataatcaaaAAACTTTTACCAACCGTTCAAATAACTAGTAAAAAGCATGATCAAGCAGAGAAACACAAAGTACCCTATTCATCAATGATTGAATCCAGACCTTACCCCTCGACTCAAGTAAAAATAGTTTGTAAAAAGAAAACAATCAGAGAAAATAAGCCTACACACAAATGCCATTGAAAGCATGACCAATCATACTAAAAAGGGAACAATcattacaacaaaataatgtgACAGTTAAAGTACAAGAAACACATAAATAGTAACAGAAATGGACTAACAAGAAACTCCCAGAGTAATACTACGCCTAGAGTAATACTACAACTACTAATACGAGACAACTCTCAACTACCTAACTAACCCTCTACTCTAATTTGCGTCCTCCATAGCCTCCTATCTAAAGTAATGTCCTCGGTAAGTTGAAGTTGTGTCATGTTCTTTCTATTATAACCTACTGATCTGGAGATTGGAAGTGGAGATTAACCTAGATGTTTGAAGTATTTTTAGGAATAAGAATGATATAAGTTCGAAGAGATGACAACATTTATGTCATTTAAGTTGTTCCAATCCATGTATTGGCAATACTCATATCCTTATTCTACATTTTATCCCACATAAATTTACGCATAACTTATGTGCATATTCTTATGAGAAAAGGTAAAATGGTAACCAAAGAACTATGGGATTCATAATGCCGAAAACCTTTGGAACATGGAATAGTACTTTAAGGCTGTTCGTGTCCCTTTCTGCTGAATTTTATTTGTTGATTAATTATCCTTACAAACCAACCAAATGGGCCCTATGCTCTCGGGGACAAAAGTAACTTCTTGTTGTCTTCTAATCTTTCAGAACTTTGTTTTTTGGTTAGAGTATATTGTGTATGTATATTCTTTTCTCCTTTTGGAGGAGATCACATTAGACTCAGTTGTAATATGATTGAGTTGCAGATATGACCTTTTATTTCAGAATCAGTTAACTTGCAATATTTTATAGATCCTTcacaaatattaattatatagGGTTTCCATTTTATAGGAGAGTTAATTATTTACTGTTGAAATACAGAGTTGTATTTGCAAGTAAGTAAATTAAAATATACTGAATTTGATATAACAAAACAGAATGTAATGAGCTTGAAAAGTCAGCTACGGTTCAATAACCATGCGAATTAAATAGTCAAAACTATGCTATGGTTATCATACAAATCAAATAATCAACTACTCAACTTTTCATAAAACTTCCCTATTTCATAACTTGCTTGGCAATTGTTCCATGTATTTCTTCCTTAGCATTTAATGAGAAGGTGATTTTCTAGAGTTATTAAGAGCCTCCAGCCACTCGATGCTCTATTTCATTTGAGGTAAAAATGAAAAACCACGTCACATTCCCATATATTGGACATTTAAGTTTGCTAAGATTATCTATCTAGCAAACTATTAGTTGCCAATAGAACAGTTTATTAGGAAGCACTTGCCTTAGGGGCATACACAAGAATTTGTGTGTGGTATCAACTTATTCATGTCACAATTCACCTTGTACGCGTCATTGGGCCTTGAGTTCAGGGGTTCCAAGGCTTTACTTTCAATCCAAATAGTTatttacttgaattatttttcaacacaGCGTAATGTACATGTTATTCttataaaaaagatatatataactacatatattgaattaaatttcttGGCGAAGTGACCCAATGTGTCTCTGCTCCTGCCCTGCTTGCCATAATGGATGTTGTCTCCATGTGACCATGTCCCACTTGCTTCTTGTAGATTGTCTAGTGAAGTTTTTTCCTATATTACAGACTAACTTTGGTTAATGGTACGTTTTGAGCTGCAGATGATACCTCAAAGAATGGACTCAGGAGGTCCTTATCGTCTTCTGCACTGTTCCGGTCTTGGTGACAAAGAGGGAGTGATGCAAGAGCTTCAGAAAGGAGTGGAACCGAATCTGGTTGACTATGATAAGAGAACAGCTCTTCATTTAGCTTCTTCTGAAGGTTGTTTGGAGATTGTTGTTCTACTTCTTGAGAAAGGAGCTGATGTGAACTCCACAGATCGCTGGGGTCGAACTGTAAGTTGCGCACTTATTGAAATTAAAATGAATTACCTTTGCTGCcggttttggattgttgtttcGTATCGTTTTCACTGTACTGTACATTGTTGGTgaaataatatttacattgaCGAcatagttttattaaaaaaaaaaaactgcattGACTATATTGTTTGTCATCATTTAAAAacacttttcttattttctttgacTGTattatacaaatatacaataacTAATGAGCTGTAAATATTGAATTTATCAGCAATTCAAAGCtcggaaaaaaacaaaaaaaaaaaaggaatggaGATGATTGCAATGAGATCGTAAGTGGCTAGAAGGAGAAGTACCTGAATCTAGGGTAAGGGTGTAaagtgggtcgggccgggtcAACCTGAAATCGGCCCGTGAATTTTATTCGGTTAGTGATTCGGTCTGGATCCGGGCCTAATTAAATGGGTCGGGCTAGTCCGGGTCTAAcagtaaaaaattttaaaacaatccTAACgtggcccacttaacccaacccgatttAAACCACCTAAACCCGGTTAAAATCGATTAAAAATTCggtcaaaatcaatcaaaaaccagaaaaaaaagttttttctccaaCATACTGTACACTATATAtatccacctatatacattttaaatacgttaaacaatagatatacactatatatatagtatatactacattagtatttaaaaaatatatacacataatacatatacacaattacacatgtaatcgtatatacgactatacgttagttaaatatatatattactctaaataaaacatatactacaagatatatactacaatataataatatatattctaatttataaaacatatagtcatatacacatgtataagttaaatatatacgtctataaaatggtatatacacatatatacgtaccattcaatttatacatactactttaaataaaatatactacaatatatgtactacaatatatacacacactatatatatagttatatactaatttgtaaaacatatacacatgtataagttaaatatatacatctatagaagatatatacacacatatatacgtaccattcaatatatgcatactactttaaaaaaaatatactacaacatatacacacactatatatatagtgatatactaatttataaaacatatacacatgtatacgttaaatatatacgtctatagaagatatatacacatatatacgtgacattcaatatatacatactactttaaatataatgtattacaatatatatgctacaatatatagacacactatatgtatagttatatactaatttgtaaaatatatacccatgtatatgttaaatatatacatctatagaatatatatacatatcattcaat
Coding sequences:
- the LOC124887747 gene encoding integrin-linked protein kinase 1-like — encoded protein: MDDNELHLSPPTMIPQRMDSGGPYRLLHCSGLGDKEGVMQELQKGVEPNLVDYDKRTALHLASSEGCLEIVVLLLEKGADVNSTDRWGRTVSCALIEIKMNYLCCRFWIVVSYRFHCTVHCW